The genomic interval TCATCCATATCGGTGATCCTCACATCCGGCAGGATCAAACCGTAGCTGCGGGCGATGTGGATACGAAGATTTGCAATCCGGCTGCCCAGACCGCGCGCCTGATCCAGCGCGATCAGGACCAGATCCGGACCGATCTCGACGCTGACCTCATCCGTATCCAGAACATCCCCGATCCGCGCAGCCGGTCGCGTGGCTTTTTCCTCGACCGGCAGGTCGGGAATCGAGTCCTCCTCCTGCCGCTGTCGCCTCGCGACCAGAAACGCGACGATCGCCATGAGTGCAGCCATCGACAGAAACAGCGGCCTGGGCATGCCCGGTATCAGCGACATGATCAGCATCGCAGCGGCCACAACCGCGGCGGGCTGCCAGCTCCGCAGCAATTGTCCCGACATCAGCTGCGCGGTCGTATCGGTCGCGCCGCCCCGGGACAGCAGCAGCGCCGCCGCCATCGAGGTAATCAGCGCCGGAATCTGCGTCACCAGTCCGTCGCCGATCGTCAGATGGGAATAGGTCGACATCGCTTCCAAGACCGGAAGCCCGTGCACGACGACCCCGACGCTTAACCCGATCAGCAGATTGATGATGGTGATGACGATACCTGCAATCGCATCGCCCTTGACGAATTTCGATGCGCCATCCAGCGATCCGAAAAAGCTGATTTCGCGCTGCTCCTGCGTGCGACGGCGCTTGGCTTCCTGATGGTCGATGGCACCTGCATTCAGATCTCCGTCAATCGCAAGCTGTTTGCCCGGCAGCGAATCCAGCGCAAAGCGGGCTGCGACCTCGGCCATACGTCCTGACCCCTTGGTGATGACCATGAAATTCACCACCGAAATCACGGCAAAAACCGTCAGACCCACCAAAAGCGACCCGCCCGCGACGAAATTGGCAAAACCGTTGATGACATTGCCCGCGGCCGTGGTGCCATTATGGCCCTCGGTCAGGATCAGGCGGGTCGAGGAGACGTTCAGAGACAGACGGATCACCAGACTGACCAGAAGCAGAACCGGGAAGGCCTGAAAATCGGTCGGCTTTTCGACCAGAGAGGCCATGACAAGAACCAGAGTCGCTGTCGCGATGGACAGGGCGATCCCGAAATCCAGCAGCCCCGGCGGGAGCGGGATGACCAGCGAAATCACGATCAGCACCAGCGCGCCCGTCACCATCAGTGAG from Paracoccus fistulariae carries:
- a CDS encoding flagellar biosynthesis protein FlhA, yielding MKAVGAIVAKSSRGLDASLMVTGALVLIVISLVIPLPPGLLDFGIALSIATATLVLVMASLVEKPTDFQAFPVLLLVSLVIRLSLNVSSTRLILTEGHNGTTAAGNVINGFANFVAGGSLLVGLTVFAVISVVNFMVITKGSGRMAEVAARFALDSLPGKQLAIDGDLNAGAIDHQEAKRRRTQEQREISFFGSLDGASKFVKGDAIAGIVITIINLLIGLSVGVVVHGLPVLEAMSTYSHLTIGDGLVTQIPALITSMAAALLLSRGGATDTTAQLMSGQLLRSWQPAAVVAAAMLIMSLIPGMPRPLFLSMAALMAIVAFLVARRQRQEEDSIPDLPVEEKATRPAARIGDVLDTDEVSVEIGPDLVLIALDQARGLGSRIANLRIHIARSYGLILPDVRITDMDDLPAGSYQIRVHGVVRGRGLLRPKEVLALGPDSVLKSLSGAPVKEPVYDSPALWISPDHQDEAATCGATVVSPMEVLSTHLMEVVKSNLPALMTLGAMQRQIDELKSLSDSGRAERNRRYFEGMIPDKVTPEALLTILRALLEERVSIRNLPLILDAMAEFRSIESLETQYEMVRKRLRGQISQQHADDLGQIRALQLHPAWEADFVRSDSEIGRPGAGAMTPQLSQKLLEQTRRALARSEPLLRPVLVIPDHRRRMIRAVLGANGIAIPVIGFEEIDPGMDLQFVGTVEAA